One segment of Ficedula albicollis isolate OC2 chromosome 2, FicAlb1.5, whole genome shotgun sequence DNA contains the following:
- the KIAA1462 gene encoding junctional protein associated with coronary artery disease has translation MFSVEDLLISHGYKLSKNPPVSYENRYDGYRHEIAGDRSAQRTALNGIETESRAGAFSKRPLVKTSSSSTESSHGSQGRQAGPGYHHDLQGLSTFHTSEGGVYDRPHLAWSSQPKTDKDLAYWRRRGQDFSVLLGYSQKASVEMKGLAAAPGAPRHPKENQLKVGTGAGYVRRSGLQESCEVPGDCKWRSLEVESWSQPKKVGRQMSEGDREKLLQELYSLTVGDNVLSTHSRGKSQSLPRVLSPESMRCVEMPSLTNSNNSLSATKTPSYTPNRLSVEPAKHHGAGGHVLPLVKPKYGRPLKPPSYELQRQTRPPAETVGFQDHYQKEEPISYLAKVSEPRQDAGIPDSGLEPPVYVPPPSYKSPPHQHVTPHSPSEVPNTNTCASSDPQGPAERVVPCQRPAVNTFEGGDPCKDNHFPHGKQSHARRPADHLRSVQYIPFDDPRIRHIKIAPLEGLQGSSNRTENARSPSSGALQERNLEVQYNSAFVDASHLSSSAKGERTSDSSTHSNRWLAPSIRDQENCALTDQRDDCSATNHSPRNKASTEYTKGKLSVRNSHMDNTCETVTKVKKFEPGTGMQSKKSSKKKMNETIFCLVSIPVKSESNLPDTDRNNNITQSPDKNRFDNNGALQEQSLLSMSSTDLELQALTGSMTNKNELQKQELWRPEEFKQMNDLRFIQPTKHRELKYSGSWPGDQYKDQQTQTSFSEEPESPEFFHGTKPGKPDNSKPLSPKLPGCTASTMGAKQTGSPSDETGCRQSGYSMKGQTHLSQSSNSAFSRTGTSVLQSPSPKAHQSQPVPVQERENGLLSKGDVVKGEPGASCNSKEPFGQFLLKPVSRRPWDAISELESFNKELQGQEESTSSEDDLESAAAPLQAGAFMQRRESRNEKSSQEPKHGGKSEMVVPEVPVFRSGRVKSKSESWSMGTEHGGEPRCVGSQGSSKPGGSSEGVRPADGSLIAEMGMGEAKSRTSKQPVHVGPVKRVLSSSPSSSCHSNPFNNPVLQEMSEDQNYLDFVKLSKCATPTNDGVLERGSVVRLSLTKRNQRCSEPDLRSVGLDVAPELGANNSDHSSDANAVEIPVNESLQARAARILGIDIAVESLLPDDHAGPHPGTSPSNGAQDFESSTTRSTVNNKEGKKEDSYEGRRKCGWTESALFVRAAGRPLYPDECPATHQEARAKPLVTEQVLEQPVSPSQGEDQNLVCKSAAYQHSEKRVRSTSKVIETLQGKLASPPSRTAMDRLVRMKEVDSVSRMRRLSIKSADSGEEVDEEKLSKVPEERGSKLASSGAVSKRVISLSENGCLGGMDKKRNDRDFSLDTYDPTKVEKV, from the exons GGTTTATGACAGGCCTCATTTAGCATGGTCTTCCCAGCCCAAGACTGATAAGGATCTCGCCTACTGGAGAAGACGAGGGCAGGACTtcagtgtgctgctgggctATTCCCAGAAGGCCAGTGTGGAGATGAaaggcctggctgcagccccaggggcacCCCGGCACCCCAAGGAGAATCAGCTGAAGGTGGGGACAGGTGCAGGGTATGTCAGAAGAAGCGGATTGCAGGAAAGCTGTGAAGTGCCCGGCGACTGCAAATGGCGAAGCCTGGAAGTAGAAAGCTGGAGCCAGCCAAAAAAGGTTGGAAGGCAAATGTCTGAGGGTGACAGGGAGAAGCTGCTTCAAGAGCTGTATTCGCTGACCGTGGGAGACAACGtgctcagcacccacagcaggggCAAATCGCAGTCGTTGCCAAGGGTCCTTTCACCTGAGAGCATGAGGTGCGTGGAAATGCCCTCCCTGACCAACAGTAACAACTCGCTCAGCGCCACTAAAACCCCCTCCTATACCCCAAACAGACTGAGTGTGGAACCAGCCAAGCACCATGGAGCGGGAGGCCATGTCCTTCCCCTGGTGAAGCCCAAGTATGGGAGACCTCTCAAGCCTCCATCCTATGAACTGCAGCGGCAGACCAGGCCACCTGCAGAAACTGTGGGTTTCCAGGACCACTACCAGAAAGAAGAGCCTATCTCCTACTTAGCCAAAGTCAGTGAGCCAAGGCAAGATGCTGGCATTCCAGACTCTGGTTTGGAGCCCCCAGTGTACGTACCTCCTCCTTCTTACAAATCCCCACCTCACCAACACGTGACCCCACATTCCCCCAGTGAAGTGCCTAACACCAACACGTGCGCCAGCAGTGATCCGCAGGGTCCTGCAGAGCGGGTTGTCCCCTGCCAGCGACCAGCCGTCAATACTTTTGAAGGGGGTGACCCTTGCAAAGACAACCATTTTCCTCATGGGAAGCAAAGCCATGCGAGGCGCCCTGCTGACCACCTGCGTTCCGTTCAGTACATTCCCTTTGATGACCCTCGGATACGACATATTAAAATTGCACCACTGGAAGGTCTGCAGGGCAGCTCTAACCGCACTGAAAATGCACGTAGTCCCAGTTCTGGTGCTTTGCAAGAGAGAAATCTTGAAGTACAGTACAACAGTGCCTTTGTGGATGCATCACACTTGTCCAGTTCTGCAAAGGGAGAAAGAACTTCCGACAGCTCCACCCATAGCAACAGATGGTTGGCACCATCCATCCGAGATCAGGAAAATTGTGCCTTGACGGACCAAAGAGACGACTGCAGTGCAACTAATCACAGCCCCCGAAACAAAGCCAGCACAGAGTACACGAAAGGCAAACTTTCTGTAAGAAATTCACATATGGACAACACCTGTGAGACTGTTACAAAAGTGAAAAAGTTTGAACCTGGAACTGGGATGCAGAGCAAAAAgagttcaaagaaaaaaatgaatgaaactATATTTTGTTTGGTCTCCATCCCAGTTAAATCAGAATCCAATCTGCCAGATACAGATAGGAACAACAACATAACTCAGAGCCCTGATAAGAATAGGTTTGATAACAATGGGGCTTTGCAAGAACAAAGTCTCTTAAGTATGTCTTCAACAGACTTGGAGTTACAAGCGCTTACAGGAAGCATGACCAATAAAAATGAGTTACAAAAACAAGAGCTGTGGAGACCAGAAGAGTTCAAACAAATGAATGACCTCAGATTTATTCAGCCTACAAAACACAGAGAGCTCAAATATTCTGGCTCCTGGCCAGGTGATCAGTACAAAGACCAGCAGACACAGACCAGTTTCTCTGAAGAACCTGAGAGCCCAGAGTTTTTCCATGGTACAAAGCCTGGGAAGCCTGATAATAGCAAACCACTATCTCCAAAACTCCCGGGATGTACGGCATCCACGATGGGGGCAAAGCAGACAGGGTCTCCTTCTGATGAgacaggctgcaggcagagtgGTTACAGTATGAAGGGCCAGACACACCTCAGCCAGTCTAGCAACAGTGCATTTTCCAGGACTGGAACCTCAGTCCTTCAGTCTCCCTCCCCAAAAGCCCACCAgagccagcctgtgcctgtCCAAGAGAGGGAAAACGGCCTCCTTTCCAAGGGAGATGTAGTTAAGGGAGAACCAGGTGCTTCCTGCAACAGTAAAGAACCGTTTGGGCAGTTCCTGTTGAAACCTGTAAGTCGCCGTCCCTGGGATGCAATAAGTGAACTAGAAAGTTTTAACAAGGAGCTGCAAGGGCAGGAGGAAAGCACAAGCAGTGAAGATGATTTGGaaagtgctgcagctcctctgcaggcaGGTGCCTTTATGCAGAGGAGGGAGTCTAGAAATGAGAAATCAAGCCAGGAGCCAAAACATGGTGGGAAATCAGAAATGGTTGTGCCAGAGGTGCCTGTATTTAGGTCAGGACGGGTTAAAAGTAAGTCTGAAAGTTGGAGCATGGGGACAGAGCATGGTGGTGAGCCAAGATGTGTTGGCTCCCAAGGCTCCTCaaagccaggagggagcagtgaAGGAGTCAGGCCAGCAGATGGAAGTCTGATAGCagaaatggggatgggggaagCCAAGAGCAGAACAAGCAAACAGCCAGTTCATGTGGGCCCTGTCAAAAGAGTTTTGTCCAGTAGCCCAAGTAGTTCATGTCACAGTAATCCTTTTAATAACCCTGTCTTGCAGGAGATGAGCGAAGACCAAAATTACCTAGACTTTGTTAAACTGAGCAAATGTGCAACTCCCACAAATGATGGGGTATTAGAGAGAGGGTCAGTAGTACGCTTGTCACTAACCAAGAGGAACCAAAGGTGTTCTGAGCCAGATTTGAGGTCAGTGGGACTTGATGTGGCCCCAGAACTTGGTGCTAACAACTCTGATCACTCTTCAGATGCAAATGCAGTGGAAATCCCCGTGAATGAGTCATTGCAGGCAAGAGCTGCAAGAATTTTAGGTATAGATATAGCAGTGGAGTCTCTCCTTCCAGATGACCATGCTGGGCCCCACCCAGGCACCAGCCCTTCCAACGGTGCTCAGGACTTTGAGTCATCAACGACAAGGAGCACAGTAAataacaaagaaggaaaaaaagaagattctTATGAAGGCAGACGAAAGTGTGGCTGGACAGAGAGTGCTCTCTttgtcagagcagcagggcGACCTTTATACCCTGATGAATGCCCAGCCACTCACCAGGAAGCCAGAGCTAAACCATTGGTAACTGAGCAAGTTCTTGAACAACCTGTGAGTCCCAGCCAAGGTGAGGACCAAAACTTGGTTTGCAAGTCAGCTGCTTATCAGCATTCAGAAAAGAGAGTGAGGAGCACCTCGAAAGTGATAGAGACCCTCCAGGGCAAGCTGGCGTCTCCCCCCAGCCGGACTGCCATGGATCGCCTGGTGCGGATGAAGGAAGTCGACTCTGTGTCGCGGATGAGGCGTCTGAGCATTAAGAGCGCGGACTCGGGAGAGGAGGTGGATGAGGAGAAGCTGTCGAAGGTAccagaggagagaggaagcaAACTGGCAAGCTCAGGGGCTGTTTCCAAGCGTGTTATCTCTCTCAGTGAAAATGGGTGTTTAGGTGGAATGGACAAGAAGAGGAACgacagagatttttctttag atacaTATGACCCCACCAAAGTTGAAAAGGTGTGA